A window of the Butyricimonas virosa genome harbors these coding sequences:
- a CDS encoding phosphoribosyltransferase has product MKRIKLHDRSFRLMIEADVIDREIERVGAQINRELAGERPLFLGVLNGAFMFVADLLKHITIDGAEISFVKIASYAGLSSTGKVQDLIGLREDIAGRTVVILEDMIDSGESIMHMKKILEEKHPKQVKVAALFYKPKALKYDLTIDYKCIALENDFVVGHGLDYDGLGRNYPDLYTIEN; this is encoded by the coding sequence ATGAAAAGAATCAAATTGCATGATCGGAGTTTCCGACTGATGATTGAGGCTGACGTGATCGACCGGGAAATAGAGCGGGTTGGAGCCCAGATCAATCGAGAATTGGCGGGTGAACGTCCTTTGTTTCTGGGAGTGTTGAACGGGGCGTTTATGTTCGTGGCTGATTTGTTGAAACATATCACGATCGATGGGGCGGAAATCAGTTTCGTGAAGATTGCTTCTTATGCCGGGTTGTCTTCAACGGGAAAGGTGCAGGACCTGATCGGGTTACGGGAAGATATTGCGGGACGAACCGTTGTGATTTTGGAGGATATGATTGATTCGGGAGAGTCCATTATGCATATGAAAAAAATATTGGAAGAGAAACATCCGAAACAAGTGAAGGTGGCTGCGTTGTTTTACAAACCGAAAGCGTTGAAATACGACCTAACGATTGATTACAAGTGTATTGCTCTGGAGAATGATTTCGTGGTAGGGCACGGGTTGGATTATGACGGATTAGGGCGTAATTATCCGGACCTTTATACAATTGAAAATTGA
- the purE gene encoding 5-(carboxyamino)imidazole ribonucleotide mutase: protein MDPKVSIIMGSTSDLPVMEKAAKVLNDFCIPFEINALSAHRTPAEVESFAKNAQKRGIEVIIAGAGMAAHLPGVIAAMTPIPVIGVPINASLDGMDALLAIAQMPPGIPVATTAINGAMNAGILAAQILAIGDNALKAKIVDFKESLKKKIVDANNELAKVKYDYKTN from the coding sequence ATGGATCCAAAAGTAAGTATTATAATGGGTAGCACGTCAGACCTGCCCGTCATGGAAAAAGCCGCAAAAGTGTTAAACGATTTTTGCATACCTTTCGAAATCAATGCCCTCTCCGCTCACCGCACACCGGCAGAAGTGGAGTCTTTTGCCAAAAACGCACAGAAACGGGGTATTGAAGTTATCATCGCCGGAGCCGGAATGGCCGCACACCTACCGGGTGTTATCGCTGCCATGACACCAATTCCCGTGATCGGTGTTCCCATCAACGCTTCTCTTGACGGGATGGACGCTCTTTTAGCCATCGCCCAAATGCCTCCGGGCATCCCGGTTGCCACCACCGCCATCAACGGGGCCATGAATGCCGGTATTCTGGCTGCACAAATTTTGGCTATTGGCGACAACGCATTAAAAGCCAAGATTGTAGACTTCAAAGAATCTTTGAAAAAGAAAATCGTTGATGCCAACAACGAACTGGCAAAAGTAAAATACGATTACAAGACGAATTAA
- a CDS encoding helix-hairpin-helix domain-containing protein: protein MRQIIHVVILLFIIPCSVYSQSVPDIEKLLETNDIESSEDYYEDMINSLIHLSVQPINLNSAGFDSLKMLFFLSDAQIDNLLDFRKKHGAFTHPNELLLITGISQQDLSNIKPFIRIGTYTPEKQSRYHLSQEILARLKMTRPKQAGYKKFSRKAFLYEKDYITKKQSRFQGPPVGTLLKYKISNQQRWQGGLTLENDPGENYFTKNQKTGFDFLSVHVCYTPEKIIHRIIIGDYKLQWGQGLLAWSGYSSGKSTSTLSNEKSGNGIAPYTSTDENRYLRGIAASLHPTRTVTTEIFVSYKKTDGNLADLDTLTPEAVQTASLYQTGYHRNSSECDKKHILKEFTTGLSTRLNHRYFRIGIQLLHYNFSPPLTIGKASYQQYNETGNQRTLVSIDYKTGGYHFYLFGETARSGNGAWATINGLRYSGIPRLALCALYRHYDKGYHSHYNSGFAEYSNTTNEEGLYLGLESTPFRNLKINVYYDRFRFFSPRYQATIPGKGQEIMGDVTFNRSRWDCSFRFKHEDKPEDDKTGESLQSVSRVKQEYRLQFTYSICEQLKSRTRTSYTRYVKKEKHEGGYLFYQDIMYSSLQTSLKAQFRFAYFDTDSYNTRIYAYENNVLYGYSFPALYDRGFRSYLNLNWKPFSLITLYLKAGLTYYPDKSTISSSLTQINDNKLFDLSFQIRIKL from the coding sequence ATGCGACAAATTATACATGTCGTTATTTTACTTTTTATTATCCCTTGCTCCGTGTACTCACAGAGCGTACCGGATATTGAAAAACTATTGGAAACAAACGACATCGAATCATCGGAAGATTATTACGAGGACATGATCAACTCTCTGATCCACCTCTCCGTACAACCGATAAACCTCAATTCAGCCGGATTCGATAGCTTGAAAATGTTATTTTTCCTTTCCGATGCGCAGATAGACAACTTACTAGATTTCCGTAAAAAACACGGGGCTTTTACTCACCCGAACGAACTTCTACTCATCACCGGAATCAGTCAACAGGATTTATCCAACATCAAACCATTTATACGCATCGGAACGTACACACCCGAAAAGCAATCCCGTTATCACCTTTCGCAAGAAATCCTCGCTCGCTTAAAAATGACCCGCCCGAAACAAGCCGGTTACAAAAAGTTCAGCCGGAAAGCCTTTTTGTACGAAAAGGACTATATCACCAAAAAACAAAGCCGCTTTCAAGGACCACCCGTAGGTACATTACTAAAATACAAAATATCAAACCAGCAACGCTGGCAAGGGGGCCTCACGTTAGAAAACGACCCGGGAGAAAATTATTTCACGAAAAACCAGAAAACAGGGTTTGACTTTCTTTCCGTCCACGTATGCTACACCCCGGAAAAAATTATCCACCGGATAATTATCGGTGACTATAAATTGCAATGGGGACAGGGATTACTGGCATGGAGCGGTTACTCTTCCGGGAAATCGACCTCCACTCTTAGTAACGAGAAATCAGGAAACGGCATTGCACCCTACACCTCTACCGATGAAAACCGCTACCTACGAGGTATAGCCGCCAGTCTGCACCCGACACGCACGGTTACCACCGAAATTTTCGTTTCTTACAAGAAAACGGACGGTAATCTCGCTGATCTTGATACCCTTACTCCGGAAGCCGTGCAAACCGCCTCCCTTTACCAAACAGGTTATCATCGGAATTCCTCAGAATGCGATAAAAAACACATCTTAAAAGAATTCACGACAGGCCTATCAACCCGTCTAAATCACCGTTACTTTCGCATCGGTATTCAATTATTACATTATAACTTTTCGCCGCCCCTAACCATTGGCAAAGCCTCCTACCAACAATACAACGAAACGGGTAATCAACGCACTCTCGTAAGCATTGACTACAAAACCGGAGGCTACCATTTCTACCTATTCGGGGAAACAGCACGTAGTGGCAACGGGGCATGGGCAACCATCAACGGTTTACGCTACAGCGGGATTCCTCGACTCGCCCTATGTGCCCTCTATCGCCACTACGATAAAGGCTATCACTCTCACTACAATAGCGGTTTTGCCGAATACTCCAACACGACAAACGAAGAAGGATTATACCTAGGTCTCGAAAGTACCCCTTTCCGCAATCTAAAAATTAATGTTTATTATGATCGGTTCCGTTTTTTCTCGCCCCGTTATCAAGCAACCATCCCCGGCAAAGGCCAAGAGATCATGGGAGATGTCACGTTCAACCGCTCTCGCTGGGATTGTTCGTTTCGTTTCAAACACGAAGACAAACCGGAAGACGATAAAACAGGAGAATCCCTTCAATCCGTCTCCCGTGTAAAACAGGAATACAGGCTCCAATTTACCTACTCCATCTGCGAGCAATTAAAATCCCGTACCCGAACCAGTTACACTCGTTACGTAAAAAAAGAAAAACACGAAGGCGGTTACCTATTCTATCAAGACATTATGTACTCATCCCTCCAAACCAGCCTAAAAGCCCAATTCCGATTCGCTTACTTCGACACGGACAGCTACAACACCAGAATATACGCCTACGAAAACAACGTTCTCTACGGTTACTCCTTTCCCGCCTTGTACGATCGGGGCTTCCGCTCCTACCTCAATCTCAACTGGAAACCCTTCTCTCTCATCACCCTCTATCTGAAAGCCGGTCTCACCTACTACCCCGACAAATCAACCATTAGCTCCTCTCTAACCCAAATCAACGACAACAAACTATTCGACCTCTCCTTCCAAATCCGCATAAAACTCTAG
- the hisIE gene encoding bifunctional phosphoribosyl-AMP cyclohydrolase/phosphoribosyl-ATP diphosphatase HisIE, which translates to MVNITELKFDAAGLIPAIVQDADTRVVLMQGYMNRESLVETERSGKVCFFSRSRQRLWTKGEESGHFLRVKEVLVDCDRDSLLVKVNPVGPTCHTGQDTCWGEKNVNKDFLFYLQRYLEKRKDESPEISYTARLIGKGINKVAQKVGEEAVELVIEAKDDNEELFLNEAADLMYHYIVLLIAKGYGLEDVVRVLEGRHGKDKS; encoded by the coding sequence ATGGTAAATATTACAGAATTAAAATTTGATGCGGCCGGGTTAATTCCGGCAATCGTACAGGATGCAGATACGCGAGTGGTGTTAATGCAAGGGTATATGAATCGGGAATCTCTTGTCGAGACGGAGCGTTCCGGGAAAGTATGTTTTTTTAGTCGTTCCCGGCAGCGGTTGTGGACAAAAGGAGAGGAGAGTGGGCACTTTTTACGGGTGAAGGAGGTTCTGGTAGATTGTGATCGGGATTCGTTATTGGTGAAGGTGAATCCCGTGGGACCGACTTGTCACACGGGGCAAGATACGTGCTGGGGAGAAAAGAACGTGAATAAGGATTTCTTGTTTTACTTGCAGCGATATTTGGAAAAACGAAAAGACGAGTCTCCGGAAATATCCTATACGGCCCGCCTGATTGGAAAGGGAATTAACAAGGTGGCCCAAAAGGTGGGAGAGGAGGCCGTGGAATTGGTTATCGAAGCCAAAGATGATAATGAAGAATTATTTTTAAATGAGGCAGCCGATTTGATGTACCACTATATCGTATTGTTAATCGCGAAGGGATATGGCTTGGAGGATGTGGTGAGGGTGTTGGAGGGGAGACATGGGAAAGATAAAAGTTAA